Proteins encoded within one genomic window of Cellulomonas flavigena DSM 20109:
- a CDS encoding alpha/beta hydrolase: protein MADERDDAGAAAAETPPAGPADPAPPDTWDSGLLTTDWGPDALGDGFQARRLDLADDDEGRVTATLVRHLPDPTLRPARAVLYVHGWSDYFFQTPLARFWHAQGAAFYALDLRKYGRSLHDHQTPGYVDDLRTYDEEIGAALDVIRAELGPVARVMLMGHSTGGLVLSLWVARHPGVVRGLVLNSPWLELQGSSLARHLSAPAVSRLARFSPKAPLPNIDPGYYARTIDAATGGDWTVDARWRPTPSFPVRAGWLSAVLVGHAAVARGLDIDVPVLAALSDKTFISPRWSEEMRSADIVLDTEAIARRAVQLGPVVTTVRVAGAMHDLTLSARPARERFYAELTRWLAAYGWG from the coding sequence GTGGCGGACGAGCGCGACGACGCGGGTGCCGCGGCCGCGGAGACGCCGCCCGCCGGACCCGCAGACCCCGCACCGCCGGACACGTGGGACAGCGGGCTGCTCACCACGGACTGGGGGCCGGACGCGCTCGGCGACGGATTCCAGGCCCGTCGCCTGGACCTCGCCGACGACGACGAAGGCCGCGTCACCGCCACGCTCGTGCGTCACCTGCCGGACCCGACGCTCCGCCCGGCGCGCGCCGTGCTGTACGTGCACGGCTGGTCGGACTACTTCTTCCAGACCCCGCTCGCGCGGTTCTGGCACGCGCAGGGTGCCGCGTTCTACGCGCTCGACCTGCGCAAGTACGGCCGATCGCTGCACGACCACCAGACCCCGGGGTACGTCGACGACCTGCGCACGTACGACGAGGAGATCGGTGCGGCGCTCGACGTGATCCGCGCCGAGCTCGGGCCGGTCGCACGCGTCATGCTCATGGGCCACTCCACGGGCGGGCTCGTGCTCAGCCTGTGGGTCGCGCGGCACCCGGGGGTGGTGCGCGGGCTCGTCCTGAACTCGCCGTGGCTCGAGCTGCAGGGCTCGTCGCTCGCGCGGCACCTGTCCGCGCCCGCCGTCAGCCGCCTCGCGCGCTTCAGCCCCAAGGCTCCGCTGCCCAACATCGACCCCGGTTACTACGCGCGCACCATCGACGCCGCGACGGGCGGGGACTGGACGGTCGACGCCCGCTGGCGACCCACACCGTCGTTCCCCGTACGCGCGGGCTGGCTCAGCGCCGTCCTCGTGGGCCACGCCGCGGTGGCGCGCGGCCTGGACATCGACGTGCCGGTGCTCGCCGCCCTGTCCGACAAGACCTTCATCAGCCCGCGCTGGAGCGAGGAGATGCGCTCGGCCGACATCGTGCTCGACACCGAGGCGATCGCCCGGCGCGCGGTGCAGCTCGGGCCCGTCGTCACGACCGTGCGCGTCGCCGGCGCGATGCACGACCTCACGCTGTCCGCACGGCCCGCGCGCGAGCGCTTCTACGCCGAGCTGACGCGCTGGCTCGCCGCCTACGGCTGGGGCTGA